The following are from one region of the Terriglobia bacterium genome:
- a CDS encoding IS1595 family transposase, whose protein sequence is MRLIDVHQRFTSELQCIEHLVNMRWPHGVRCIACNSDWVQRYDSHGKTGKFRRVYQCGDCGKQFTAQSNTLFHDSHLPLQKWFMAIALMCESKKGMSANQLARSLGVTYKTAWYLAHRIREAMTDGKGNMLSGIIEIDETYVGGKRRGVYAGKKAKTPVIGLRERGGDLKLRKVPYATSEVVKDLMAEHVSKDARVIMTDDSVIYPFAMKGTGLKHRTVTHSKGEYARYTKSGTIHTNTVESAFSLLKRGIIGTYHQLSPKHMQRYLHEFEWRFNRRKEQSTMHDMVMRNLAKKKELPYKELTAGVPAW, encoded by the coding sequence ATGAGATTGATTGACGTTCACCAGCGCTTTACTTCGGAACTGCAATGCATCGAACACTTGGTTAACATGCGCTGGCCTCATGGGGTGCGCTGCATTGCCTGTAACTCTGATTGGGTACAGCGGTATGACTCACACGGCAAGACTGGCAAGTTCCGGCGGGTCTACCAGTGCGGAGATTGCGGCAAACAATTCACAGCACAGTCCAATACCCTCTTTCACGATTCCCACCTTCCCTTACAAAAATGGTTCATGGCGATTGCTTTGATGTGCGAGTCCAAAAAGGGCATGAGCGCAAACCAGCTTGCGCGTTCGCTTGGGGTCACTTACAAAACAGCGTGGTACCTGGCCCACCGCATACGCGAAGCAATGACAGACGGTAAGGGAAACATGCTAAGCGGCATCATTGAAATTGATGAAACCTATGTCGGCGGCAAGCGCAGGGGCGTTTACGCTGGTAAGAAAGCTAAGACTCCGGTAATCGGTTTGCGGGAACGTGGCGGCGATCTGAAACTAAGAAAAGTTCCCTACGCAACTTCCGAAGTGGTTAAAGATTTAATGGCAGAGCATGTCAGCAAAGATGCGCGGGTCATTATGACGGATGACAGTGTGATCTATCCGTTTGCGATGAAAGGAACCGGACTCAAACATCGCACAGTCACCCATAGCAAGGGCGAGTATGCGCGATATACAAAGTCCGGTACCATTCACACAAACACTGTCGAGAGCGCGTTTTCACTGCTCAAGCGTGGAATTATTGGAACGTATCACCAGTTAAGCCCTAAGCACATGCAGCGATATCTGCACGAGTTTGAGTGGCGTTTCAATCGTAGAAAAGAGCAGTCCACAATGCATGACATGGTTATGAGAAACCTTGCTAAGAAAAAGGAACTGCCCTACAAAGAACTTACCGCTGGCGTTCCCGCGTGGTAG